The Lactuca sativa cultivar Salinas chromosome 2, Lsat_Salinas_v11, whole genome shotgun sequence genome includes the window ATGGGTCATTAATTTACGTAGAGATTTTTATTCGAACTTCTTATGAAAAAAGAACTCAAAAGAAAAACTTCAATTGGATGCACCTACAAGCTCTAAAAGTAGTCTGATAATAGTGATTGTAGCAAATCTTAGAAGCAAATTAAACAAAACTAATGGTATAATAAATTACTTATTCAACGAGAAGGATTAAGCCCTAGAAGCATTTGGCTGCCACTGTTTGGAAGGTACATGATACTGTTGCTCCTGGCTAATGTTGAAGAAATCTCCCTTGATGCCTCGATTCTCCTAAGCTCGATCAATCCCATACCAGCAGCAGCTGTAGCATCAGAAATCAGCTTGGCTGATTCACTCTCTCCTTCCGCCCTGATAATGGCAGCCCTCCGCTCCTGCTCCGCCTTAGCGACAACAAACTTTGATCTTTCAGCCTCTTGCTGCGCCACTTGCTTCTGCTCCACGGCCTTGGAGAACTCAGCGCCATACGATAAGTGAGTAATCGCAACGTCATCAAGTACGATGTTAAAATCCTTAGCTCTGCGGATTAAAGTATCACGAACCAAAGCCGAAACGCGCGGACGTTCGGTGAGAAGCTGATCGGCGTTAAATTGAGCAACAACAGCCTTCAAAACTTCGT containing:
- the LOC128132101 gene encoding prohibitin-3, mitochondrial-like gives rise to the protein MGSNQAAFSFLTNIVRATFGLGTAVTVVNSSLYTVDGGQRAVLFDRFRGVIDDTAGEGTHFLIPWLQTPYIFDIRTRPHTFSSISGTKDLQMVNLTLRVLSRPDVNRLPAIFKTLGLEYDEKVLPSTGNEVLKAVVAQFNADQLLTERPRVSALVRDTLIRRAKDFNIVLDDVAITHLSYGAEFSKAVEQKQVAQQEAERSKFVVAKAEQERRAAIIRAEGESESAKLISDATAAAGMGLIELRRIEASREISSTLARSNSIMYLPNSGSQMLLGLNPSR